One Malassezia restricta chromosome III, complete sequence DNA segment encodes these proteins:
- a CDS encoding membrane associated DnaJ chaperone yields the protein MYGVLQVLGTQALIFGGWSIIDAIGTKIILEALYKIPIARFQLKRPPPRTLAAKSHFETARILVALAYFLYCAGRIVLYMEPSVYKALEIDVTASDTAIKRRFRELAKMYHPDKVGEEHADVFRLLHEKYSLISDPDTRLLYNMFGPRIALWERLSTQTEYIHNGFKELVYQHISMLLQQGLGLVLHLNRWTSRSMNVGSMWALLLQSCVFIFQMRMLTDERWSTWLGYATGLAVFQAVSMITNMLFPCILLLQQCNISFDQLLTAGSWKHFRFARDPQPVLIESPDMLAKAHMLHTLRREPETLSEAREQINILVAAVKQLDESTKKISATESDS from the coding sequence ATGTACGGGGTGCTACAAGTGTTAGGAACACAGGCGCTCATCTTCGGTGGATGGAGCATAATTGATGCCATCGGAACAAAAATTATTCTTGAAGCATTGTATAAAATACCCATCGCTCGATTTCAACTTAAGCGTCCTCCGCCGCGCACGTTGGCAGCCAAGTCACACTTCGAAACTGCACGCATTTTGGTTGCATTAGCCTACTTTTTGTATTGTGCAGGGAGAATTGTCTTATATATGGAGCCAAGTGTTTACAAGGCCCTTGAAATAGATGTCACTGCCAGTGACACTGCCATCAAGCGACGATTTCGCGAGCTGGCCAAAATGTATCACCCGGACAAGGTCGGAGAAGAGCATGCAGACGTCTTCCGACTCTTGCATGAAAAGTACTCTTTGATATCAGATCCTGATACGCGGCTGCTATATAATATGTTTGGACCCAGAATTGCTCTTTGGGAAAGGCTCAGCACCCAGACGGAATATATTCATAACGGCTTCAAGGAATTAGTCTATCAGCATATTTCCATGCTTCTTCAACAAGGTCTAGGACTCGTTTTACATCTTAACCGGTGGACTTCGCGTTCCATGAATGTTGGCTCAATGTGGGCTCTGCTGCTTCAGTCATGTGTATTTATATTTCAAATGCGAATGCTGACTGATGAAAGGTGGTCAACGTGGCTTGGATATGCAACCGGGCTTGCCGTATTCCAGGCTGTGAGCATGATAACAAACATGCTATTTCCATGCATTCTTTTGCTTCAACAATGTAATATAAGCTTTGACCAGCTTCTTACGGCTGGTAGTTGGAAACATTTTCGATTTGCACGAGACCCGCAGCCAGTGCTGATCGAATCACCTGACATGCTTGCAAAAGCGCATATGTTACACACTCTTCGTCGTGAGCCTGAAACACTCTCTGAAGCGCGTGAGCAAATCAATATATTGGTTGCAGCAGTAAAGCAACTAGATGAAAGTACCAAAAAAATTTCAGCAACCGAGTCAGATTCATAG
- a CDS encoding OPT oligopeptide transporter protein, translated as MHNRRISEAVRTRDQNAVQEELERINEPRDNVELRLLDEERYDIGHDKHDRFGMNEEDDSHHLVRQVVPETDDPFLPSLTLRAVLLGSIFTILGAGMSQLFFYKSNAPSFSTYFVILVTLPLGRWLARLLPDREVNLLGWRFRLNPGPFSVKEHVLIAVTVSSGATSAYASDIINIQELFFGQHMSVIPSLTLLITTQVIGFGFAGLVYNLLVRPPSMVFPSALVTVSLFNTLHDDVSLKTQKRMRFFLITFAAIFVYQFIPTTLFPTLSSIAVLCYFHRSRITQILSSGYKGFGIANLSFDWNVLGNSGPLYTPWWASLNFYSGLILMMYVVMPLLYFTNFWNAKSFPSVLSSALYNTSYQTFDVNAVLHPDNTLNESAWATYKPMLLTPFFAISYGISFAMLTSTITHVLLWHGKEIKKALWDPLYSDIHNQLMKEYPLVPQSWYIITLLLSLGSAVILVSTTPLQFPVWGLLLSVGMSLFFLIPIGILKAVSDTGVGLNVITEFVAGYLIPGKPIGNVCWKCYGYMSCAQALDMIGDLKLAHYMKINPKHMFLAQLLGTVIGSIVNYMVVCVVLAPENGYRAFLDGSASDPTGQWDGRKVQIFRSASIIWGAVGPQRFFAGNYLYLYWGFALGVVLPLIPWLLHRYHVRHALKKSKDTIYSRIVIPILLHGAIAPPATPTNIMLGGFVCAFLSQKWMRERYPHWFRKYNYVLSAALDAGSSVNALTVFLLSITLFRWYGTPHFFQSSDTDVEHCKVD; from the coding sequence ATGCATAATAGGCGAATATCAGAGGCTGTGCGTACGCGCGATCAAAATGCAGTACAGGAAGAGTTGGAAAGAATAAATGAGCCAAGAGACAATGTTGAGCTAAGGCTGCTTGATGAGGAAAGATACGACATTGGTCATGATAAACACGACAGATTTGGAATGAATGAGGAAGATGACTCACATCATCTTGTGCGACAGGTCGTGCCAGAAACAGATGATCCATTTTTACCGTCGCTCACATTACGTGCAGTCCTGCTTGGAAGTATATTCACAATCCTGGGTGCGGGCATGTCACAACTTTTTTTCTATAAGTCGAATGCGCCATCTTTCAGCACATATTTTGTGATACTTGTAACATTACCTCTCGGTAGGTGGCTTGCACGCCTTCTGCCGGATCGCGAGGTCAACCTCCTTGGCTGGCGGTTTCGTTTAAATCCAGGTCCATTCAGTGTGAAAGAACATGTTTTAATTGCCGTGACAGTGTCTTCCGGTGCAACCAGTGCATATGCATCAGACATCATTAACATTCAAGAATTGTTTTTTGGTCAGCACATGTCTGTTATTCCGTCCCTCACGCTCCTTATCACTACTCAGGTCATTGGTTTCGGCTTTGCTGGTCTCGTGTACAATTTACTTGTCCGACCACCTTCGATGGTATTTCCAAGCGCTCTAGTAACTGTGTCACTCTTTAATACCCTTCATGATGATGTCTCTCTCAAAACCCAAAAGCGCATGCGTTTTTTCCTTATTACTTTTGCGGCTATTTTTGTGTACCAATTCATCCCTACCACTTTATTCCCTACACTGAGCAGCATTGCCGTTCTATGCTATTTCCATCGCAGCAGAATAACGCAAATTTTGAGCTCAGGATACAAAGGATTTGGTATCGCAAATCTTAGTTTTGATTGGAATGTCCTTGGTAACAGCGGCCCATTGTATACGCCATGGTGGGCATCCCTCAATTTTTACAGCGGTCTCATCCTCATGATGTACGTTGTTATGCCTCTACTATATTTCACGAATTTCTGGAACGCCAAGTCGTTTCCGTCTGTTCTCAGCTCGGCACTGTACAATACCTCTTACCAGACCTTTGACGTGAACGCCGTGCTTCATCCAGATAACACTCTTAATGAGAGTGCTTGGGCGACATACAAACCCATGCTCCTAACGCCATTCTTTGCTATCTCATATGGTATTAGTTTTGCCATGCTTACCAGTACCATCACGCATGTATTATTATGGCATGGCAAAGAAATTAAAAAGGCATTATGGGATCCATTGTACTCAGATATCCACAACCAGCTTATGAAAGAGTATCCATTGGTACCACAATCTTGGTACATCATAACGTTGCTACTGTCTCTTGGAAGTGCTGTGATCCTTGTGTCAACGACGCCATTGCAATTCCCAGTTTGGGGACTGCTCCTGTCAGTGGGCATGTCTTTATTTTTCTTGATTCCCATTGGGATTTTAAAAGCTGTCAGCGATACAGGTGTGGGTCTGAATGTGATTACAGAATTCGTGGCTGGGTACCTTATTCCAGGAAAACCTATCGGCAATGTGTGCTGGAAGTGCTATGGCTATATGAGCTGTGCACAGGCCTTGGACATGATTGGTGATTTGAAGCTTGCTCACTACATGAAAATTAACCCAAAGCATATGTTTTTGGCACAGCTTTTAGGAACTGTGATTGGATCTATCGTGAACTACATGGTTGTGTGTGTGGTGCTCGCGCCTGAAAACGGGTACCGCGCATTTTTAGACGGAAGCGCATCGGACCCCACGGGACAATGGGATGGACGTAAAGTACAAATTTTCCGCTCTGCGTCTATTATTTGGGGTGCAGTTGGCCCTCAGCGTTTCTTTGCTGGCAATTATCTGTACTTGTACTGGGGCTTTGCACTAGGTGTGGTCTTACCTTTAATCCCGTGGCTCCTTCACAGATATCATGTGCGACATGCTTTAAAGAAGTCAAAAGATACCATTTACAGCCGAATCGTCATACCTATATTGCTTCACGGAGCCATTGCACCTCCTGCAACGCCAACCAACATTATGTTGGGAGGCTTTGTGTGTGCGTTCCTTTCGCAGAAATGGATGCGTGAGCGTTACCCTCATTGGTTCAGGAAGTACAACTATGTCCTTTCAGCCGCATTGGATGCTGGCTCTTCTGTGAATGCTCTAACCGTCTTTTTACTATCCATCACGTTGTTTCGCTGGTACGGCACACCTCATTTCTTCCAATCGAGTGATACGGACGTGGAGCATTGCAAGGTTGACTGA
- a CDS encoding phosphatidyl synthase, translated as MLFSGLLRRTMSIAPRMAARSWRLSSSRGYSSLAIAFDIDGVLKQGPKVLPEAIRTIRMLEGDNPWNRKVPYLFITNSGGKSEAVRAKDLSNDFQTHVTSDQVVQAHTVMRSLTEKYRDSPILMLGGPDYPPGSSRGVLESYGFRQVYTAHDLHAYATSSFPYARPGKDQEPALRRVDFSKVQFEAIFVFHDSREWGRDIQYAVDLMRADRGVFGTVLTNEEIRRRSPMPIYFSHADLLWGNDFSVARLGQGAFRVALEAVFKRVTNGIELNAHVFGKPEVSTYNYANSLLQGLLQASLKDARARITPQNVWMIGDNPFSDILGANNYGWSSALVRTGVYRDVEGPPAHTPTILSDNVEQAVQSIMQRTWS; from the exons ATGTTGTTCTCCGGTTTGCTGAGACGAACTATGTCAATAGCACCACGTATGGCAGCTCGAAGCTGGCGCTTATCTTCATCAAGGGGTTATAGCTCTTTGGCTATTGCATTTGATATCGATGGTGTTCTTAAGCAAGGTCCAAAGGTCCTCCCTGAAGCGATCCGGACAATTCGCATGTTAGAAGGCGATAATCCATGGAACCGTAAAGTTCCCTACTTATTTATCACCAACAGTGGTGGCAAAAGTGAAGCTGTGAGAGCTAAGGATCTGTCGAACGATTTTCAAACACATGTGACATCTGATCAAGTTGTACAAGCTCATACAGTGATGCGCTCGTTAACTGAGAAGTATCGAGACAGTCCCATTTTAATGCTTGGCGGTCCTGATTACCCGCCCGGTTCATCTCGTGGGGTTCTTGAAAGTTACGGATTTCGACAAGTCTATACGGCACATGACTTGCATGCTTATGCTACCTCCTCGTTTCCATATGCACGCCCAGGCAAGGACCAGGAGCctgcgcttcgtcgtgTCGACTTTTCCAAAGTCCAATTTGAGGCCATTTTTGTGTTCCACGATAGTCGTGAGTGGGGTCGGGATATTCAGTATGCCGTGGATCTAATGCGAGCAGATCGTGGCGTGTTCGGCACTGTACTTACCAATGAAGAAATCCGGAGGCGCTCGCCTATGCCTATATACTTCTCTCATGCTGATTTATTGTGGGGAAATGATTTTTCCGTTGCTCGACTGGGACAGGGTGCGTTTAGGGTGGCGCTAGAAGCAGTATTCAAG CGTGTTACAAATGGTATCGAGTTGAATGCGCATGTTTTTGGCAAACCGGAAGTGTCAACATATAACTATGCTAATTCTCTTCTTCAGGGTCTGTTACAGGCGTCCTTGAAAGATGCACGAGCAAGGATCACTCCCCAAAACGTGTGGATGATAGGTGACAACCCTTTTTCAGATATTTTGG GCGCAAACAATTATGGATGGTCGTCTGCTCTTGTTCGCACTGGCGTATATCGAGACGTGGAAGGTCCACCAGCGCACACGCCAACTATACTATCGGACAACGTGGAACAAGCAGTTCAATCCATCATGCAGCGAACGTGGTCATAA
- a CDS encoding integral membrane protein required for ER to golgi transport, whose amino-acid sequence MLGLGTIFYVALLLVNSIAILNEERFLSRIGWSTNPRSLSSLDAGDGDSGVKQRLIHLISAVRVLLRIPLIIINVLVIIYELILG is encoded by the exons ATGCTGGGTCTCGGTACCATTTTCTATGTGGCATTGTTACTGGTAAACAGCATCGCTATCCTAAATGAAGAGCGATTCTTAAGTCGAA TCGGATGGTCTACAAATCCCCGTTCTCTCAGCAGCTTGGATGCAGGAGATGGCGATTCAGGCGTCAAACAGCGCTTAATTCATCTTATAAGTGCTGTTCGAGTATTACTACGCA TTCCTTTGATCATCATCAACGTCCTCGTCATTATCTATGAGCTAATTCTCGGGTAA
- a CDS encoding acyl-coenzyme A thioesterase 13, whose translation MFNSAVLRTPCLRFVRRVHKWMLDVEGHDYRTTSPLSVVSARPGYMDARFSVKPEHLNRAGSMHGGVVMTLIDSGGSLAVATNGYRNTGVSTDINATFARPAGKAGDVIRVTSEIISMGKTLAYTRTELRDVDSNELLAYGSHTKYIRMGSKATDNVMFDKTGENVVSGKMPEGA comes from the exons ATGTTCAATTCAGCCGTACTGCGTACACCGTGCTTGCGCTTTGTGCGTCGCGTTCACAAGTGGAT GCTGGATGTTGAGGGACATGATTACCGCACGACTTCGCCCCTAAGCGTCGTTTCAGCTCGACCCGGTTACATGGATGCCCGCTTCAGTGTCAAGCCTGAACATT TGAATCGCGCTGGATCCATGCACGGAGGTGTGGTAATGACGTTGATTGACTCTGGTGGCTCTCTTGCGGTGGCCACGAATGGTTATCGAAACACGGGTGTGTCCACGGACATCAACGCAACGTTTGCACGACCTGCCGGTAAGGCCGGCGATGTGATCCGAGTTACAAGCGAGATCATTAGTATGGGTAAAACACTTGCATACACTCGTACGGAACTCCGTGACGTTGACTCAAACGAGTTGCTTG CCTATGGAAGTCATACGAAGTATATCCGTATGGGTTCTAAAGCCACGGATAACGTTATGTTCGATAAAACAGGAGAGAATGTGGTGTCTGGAAAGATGCCTGAAGGTGCCTAG